A window of Phycodurus eques isolate BA_2022a chromosome 5, UOR_Pequ_1.1, whole genome shotgun sequence contains these coding sequences:
- the zgc:136858 gene encoding uncharacterized protein zgc:136858, translating to MLKRVCTLIIRRGLLTFQNDSAFRVHPSVSHALAENRPVVALESTIITHGMPYPHNLSTAREVEAIVRAQDATPATVGVIEGKVHIGLSTEELDFLARCDGSVKVSRRDLPYVVSQGLSGGTTVSATMIAAQRVGIPVFVTGGIGGVHRDGENSLDISADLTELGRTPVVVVSAGVKSILDVGRTLEFLETQGVCVATYGPSKDFPAFFSPLSGFTSPYQVGDPDKAAQLIESALSLGVHSGVLIAVPIPQEYAAAGQQIEQAIQTALAETNARGITGKDVTPNILQRINELTQGKSLQANIALIHNNAKVGSQIAGALSKRVNKRKSSIASYHPAKQCETNIVVVGGINVDFIAKGKTKTLQFGQTNPGSFCQSYGGVGRNIAECLSRLGHRPMFISATGADSQSDAVFNYCKHMDTSGVTRLEGQSTATYCAVITENGELSLGLGDMDIHQLITEQYVSQFEKQLLSSTLVCLDGNIPASTISYVCSVAKQHNINVWYEPTDSKKACKPFLSDAWKSLSYASPNLAELCTMNKTLGLQTPKVLPNSLEQVLSLAVALSRPLLEHLHCLVVTLGENGVVVCGEHHVGSVNLKPRIEKKTRKLCALHYPALSAAAHKNVSGAGDSLAGALMAGIIQGRDTDACVRMGLLAARLSLASPHPIAPMLSTHSVEPDRIQNHSWPKPTFMWLD from the exons ACAGCGCCTTCAGAGTTCATCCATCGGTATCGCATGCACTGGCAGAAAACCGCCCAGTGGTGGCGCTAGAGAGCACTATCATCACTCATGGCATGCCCTATCCTCACAATCTCAG CACAGCCAGAGAGGTGGAGGCCATAGTGAGGGCCCAAGACGCCACCCCTGCCACTGTCGGGGTGATTGAGGGCAAAGTTCACATCGGTCTGTCTACGGAGGAGCTGGACTTCCTGGCCCGCTGTGACGGCTCCGTCAAGGTGTCTCGCCGTGACCTGCCGTATGTGGTTAGCCAA GGGCTCTCTGGGGGAACGACTGTGTCGGCCACCATGATAGCGGCACAGCGAGTTGGCATCCCCGTGTTTGTCACTGGAGGCATCGGGGGAGTGCACAGAGATGGAGAGAATA GTCTGGATATCAGTGCGGATCTAACAGAACTCGGCAGGACTCCCGTTGTTGTGGTGTCTGCTGGAGTCAAGTCTATTCTAGACGTTGGGCGCACTCTGGAGTTCCTC GAGACGCAGGGTGTTTGTGTTGCCACCTATGGACCATCAAAGGATTTCCCAGCCTTCTTCTCTCCACTAAGTGGATTCACCTCTCCTTACCAAGTCGGCGACCCTGACAAGGCTGCACAACTCATCG AGAGTGCTTTGTCGCTTGGTGTCCACAGTGGCGTGCTGATCGCTGTGCCCATCCCGCAGGAGTACGCAGCAGCTGGCCAGCAGATAGAGCAAGCAATACAGACGGCCTTGGCAGAGACAaa TGCTCGAGGCATCACAGGAAAAGACGTGACGCCGAACATTCTCCAAAGGATCAACGAGCTGACGCAAGGAAAGTCCCTTCAAGCCA ATATTGCTCTCATTCATAACAATGCAAAAGTTGGCAGCCAGATAGCCGGTGCGCTGTCAAAGCGGGTGAACAAAAGAAAGTCAAGTATCGCATCATATCATCCCGCCAAACAATGTGAAACCAATATC GTTGTCGTCGGGGGTATAAATGTGGATTTTATTGCAAAAGGAAAAACGAAAACACTTCAA TTTGGACAGACCAACCCAGGAAGTTTTTGTCAGTCATATGGAGGCGTAGGACGAAACATCGCTG AATGTCTGAGTCGTTTGGGTCATCGGCCGATGTTCATCTCAGCCACCGGAGCTGATTCTCAAAGCGATGCCGTCTTCAACTACTGCAAACATATG GATACCAGCGGCGTGACGAGGTTGGAAGGCCAAAGCACAGCTACCTACTGTGCGGTTATCACTGAAAATGGAGAACTCAGTCTTGGACTGGGCGACATGGACATTCATCAGCTAATAACAGAACAATAT GTGTCACAGTTTGAGAAGCAGCTTTTGTCGTCCACCCTGGTGTGTCTTGATGGAAACATACCAGCCTCCACCATCAGTTATGTTTGCTCCGTCGCCAAACAGCACAACATCAACG TTTGGTATGAGCCGACGGATTCAAAAAAAGCTTGTAAACCCTTTCTGTCCGACGCCTGGAAGTCGCTGTCCTACGCGTCACCCAACCTGGCGGAGTTGTGCACCATGAATAAAACGCTTGGCCTACAAACACCTAAAG TGCTTCCAAACTCCCTGGAGCAGGTGCTGAGTCTGGCCGTGGCCCTCTCACGCCCCCTTCTGGAGCATCTCCACTGCCTGGTGGTGACCCTGGGAGAGAATGGAGTGGTGGTATGCGGTGAGCACCATGTGGGCTCAGTCAATCTGAAGCCAAGAATAGAGAAGAAG ACAAGGAAGCTGTGCGCTCTCCACTACCCAGCACTGAGTGCAGCAGCACATAAGAACGTCTCAGGAGCAGGAGACAG TCTTGCAGGCGCCTTGATGGCCGGGATCATCCAGGGTCGAGACACGGACGCATGTGTTCGGATGGGTCTCCTGGCCGCACGCTTGTCCCTCGCATCACCACATCCTATCGCTCCCATGCTGAGTACACACTCTGTAGAGCCCGACCGCATCCAAAACCACAGCTGGCCCAAACCAACATTCATGTGGCTTGACTGA